The following proteins come from a genomic window of Candidatus Hydrogenedentota bacterium:
- the lipA gene encoding lipoyl synthase codes for MPRRDRYVDVCGATKRRWAIRGVPICARDVGVRSARKRRPSATKDRKRKYRMVSPFPDWIKRQWASGDNAEYTKSIVSELGLHTVCQSARCPNQGECWKRHVATFMVLGKVCTRDCAFCSVKSGRPEAVDPAEPQRVAEAVRRLGVKHAVVTSVTRDDLPDGGASHFACTVNAIRASNPKTAIEVLVPDFRGDKMAIQTVLASSPEVFGHNIETVERLYDALRSPRASYRQALGVLAAASAQGSSSIIKSALMVGHGESPGEVRRTLLDLLGVGCEAVAIGQYLRPSSRQRRVAAFVPREQFEEYETAAYELGFKFVAAGPFVRSSYRSDELLRRLRPVESSC; via the coding sequence ATGCCCCGAAGAGACAGGTATGTTGACGTGTGCGGCGCGACAAAACGCCGTTGGGCTATTCGCGGCGTTCCCATTTGCGCACGTGATGTGGGCGTACGTTCCGCTCGCAAGAGACGCCCATCAGCCACCAAAGACAGAAAAAGGAAATACCGCATGGTTTCGCCCTTTCCCGATTGGATTAAGCGTCAATGGGCTTCCGGAGATAATGCGGAATACACCAAGTCCATCGTATCGGAGCTTGGGCTTCACACCGTGTGCCAGAGCGCTCGCTGCCCCAACCAAGGCGAATGCTGGAAGCGGCACGTAGCCACGTTCATGGTTCTCGGCAAAGTATGTACCCGCGATTGCGCCTTCTGCTCGGTGAAGAGCGGCCGGCCCGAAGCGGTCGACCCTGCCGAACCGCAACGCGTCGCCGAGGCTGTCCGGAGACTGGGCGTCAAGCATGCCGTCGTCACCTCTGTAACGCGCGACGACCTGCCTGACGGAGGCGCAAGCCACTTTGCATGCACCGTCAACGCCATTCGCGCATCGAATCCCAAGACGGCCATCGAGGTGCTTGTCCCCGATTTCCGGGGCGACAAGATGGCCATTCAGACCGTCCTTGCTTCGTCTCCCGAAGTGTTCGGACATAACATTGAGACGGTCGAGCGGCTCTATGACGCCTTGCGGAGCCCGAGGGCCAGCTACCGTCAAGCGCTTGGGGTACTGGCTGCGGCATCCGCCCAAGGTTCTTCGAGCATCATCAAATCCGCCCTGATGGTGGGGCACGGCGAGAGTCCCGGCGAAGTTCGCCGCACGCTGCTGGATCTGCTCGGCGTGGGCTGTGAGGCTGTCGCTATCGGCCAGTATCTGCGCCCCAGCTCACGACAGCGCCGTGTTGCCGCGTTCGTCCCGCGCGAACAGTTCGAGGAATATGAGACCGCCGCATACGAACTCGGCTTCAAATTCGTGGCGGCCGGGCCCTTTGTCCGCAGTTCGTACCGCTCGGACGAACTGCTGCGGCGCCTGAGACCTGTTGAATCAAGTTGTTGA
- a CDS encoding DUF4382 domain-containing protein, whose amino-acid sequence MTRLPINFRTALLLASLVLVVVSTSGCLNEGKAQLTTVFTGDGTALANKILSVMKAEVPVEDIESLTVTVTRIVLDRGANEAEDGEDVEEPAEEAEEESTEKDDNAEQVEVFSGEMRVNILDLTGVSQLVSLQEVPAGHYSKIRLEIADPELVLKAEPETVYTNIHLTANDRLFITTDFDLEDGTNRVLVLDFGGIHLVPLGNGDYNLTPQLRASLEILSVENTFVQGVINAIDYDANTLVLGVEGGEIAVTYAEDTEIFLSTDDAETPTGAETDLLAGIEVICYGELYSDNTMTAARIELVPEQTEELEPPAEE is encoded by the coding sequence ATGACGCGATTGCCTATTAACTTTCGAACAGCGCTGCTGTTGGCATCCCTGGTTCTCGTCGTGGTATCCACGTCGGGGTGTCTCAACGAAGGCAAAGCACAACTCACCACCGTCTTCACAGGGGACGGCACGGCACTGGCAAACAAGATTCTCAGCGTTATGAAGGCGGAAGTACCCGTCGAAGACATCGAGAGTCTCACCGTCACGGTCACCCGCATCGTGCTGGACAGGGGCGCCAACGAAGCGGAAGACGGCGAGGACGTTGAGGAGCCTGCCGAAGAAGCGGAAGAGGAATCGACCGAGAAGGACGATAACGCGGAGCAGGTAGAAGTCTTCTCCGGCGAGATGCGCGTCAACATTCTCGATCTTACCGGCGTATCCCAATTGGTCTCTCTGCAAGAGGTGCCGGCTGGTCATTACAGCAAGATCCGCTTGGAGATCGCGGATCCCGAACTGGTGCTCAAAGCCGAGCCCGAGACGGTGTATACCAACATCCATCTCACAGCCAACGACCGGCTTTTCATCACCACGGACTTCGATCTCGAAGATGGGACGAACCGGGTGCTCGTCCTCGATTTCGGCGGCATTCATCTGGTGCCGCTGGGCAACGGCGATTACAACTTGACGCCTCAACTGAGAGCCAGCCTGGAGATCCTGTCGGTCGAGAACACGTTCGTCCAAGGCGTGATAAACGCCATCGACTACGATGCCAACACTCTCGTGCTTGGCGTCGAGGGTGGTGAGATAGCCGTGACGTACGCGGAGGATACCGAGATCTTCTTGTCCACGGACGACGCGGAAACTCCAACAGGCGCCGAGACCGACCTGCTTGCCGGCATCGAAGTCATCTGTTACGGCGAACTCTATTCCGACAACACGATGACCGCGGCCCGTATCGAGCTTGTACCGGAGCAAACGGAAGAACTGGAGCCCCCTGCCGAGGAATAG